GGCAGGGTTCAGAGCGTGACACCCACCACCAGCAGCGTCCGTTTGCTCACGGCCCCTGGTAGTCGCATCGGCGTTTGGTTGCCGCGCACCCAGCAGCATGGGCTGCTGGTGGGCCTTGGAACAGCCCGGCCACAGTTGCAATTTCTCGATAAGGACATCCAGGTCCGTCCAGGTGATCTCGTGAGTACTTCACCGGCGAGCACTCTGCTGCCACCCAATTTGCCCGTGGCAGTGGTGCAGTCGCTTAATGCCAGATCGGTCCCGGCGCCAACCGCTCTCGTGCAGCTGATCGCCCCGCCTGATGCCATCGATTGGGTCCAGGTCAAGGTGCGCTGACTGATGACGCGCCTGCATCGACAACCCATCTGCGTGGCTTCTGCCCTCTTGGTGCCGATCCTGCAGATGGCATCACCTTCCTGGATCAACCTGGATGGTGTTCCGCCCAGCTGGGCGATCCTCTGGTTGCTGCCCTGGTCATTGGTGGATGGTCCGCTTGCCGGTGCGATTGCAGGAGCAGCGATTGGACTGGTGCTGGATGGTCTGAGCCTCGGGGATGTCAGTCAGGTGCCCGCTCTGGTCTTGATGGGTTGGTGGTGGGGACGGCTGGGACGCCGCGGCCCGCCGATTCAGCGCAGCCTCAATCTGGGATTGCTGGCCTGGATCGGCGCGCTGGTTCTGGGTTTGTCCCTATGGCTCCAGTGGCTGGTGCTGGGATCATCCGATGGACTGACCCAGTCGTGGGCGCTGCACACCACGCTCGCCCAGGCTTTGATCACTGGACTGCTGGCACCGTTAATTGGATCCTGGCAGCTGCTTTTGTGGCGACGGCGAGCACCCGCATGATTGTGTCTTTGCGACGGCGCCGGTTTCTGTCCGGCCTGGCTCTCTCCGGTTTGGCGTTGTTCATCTGGGGGTGTCGTCCGGGTTCGGTTCCTGAGGGAACTCTCCAGCTTTGGACCCTGCAGTTGGCCCCAAAGTTCAATCCTTATATGGATGACGTGCTTGGGTCTTGGGACAAGCTCCATCCAGAGGCACTGGTGCGATGGACAGACCTCCCCTGGGGGTCGGTAGAGCGCAAGCTGCTAGCCGCTGTGTTTGCACGCACCGCACCTGATGTGGTGAACCTCAATCCTCCTTTCGCCGCCAATCTGGCCAGCAAGGGTGGCCTCACTGATCTCACAGCTCTTTTGCCGCCTGGTGCAGAGCAGAACTACTTGCCATCGGTCTGGGAGGCAGCCAGGGATCCTGAGGCAGGTCAGATCGCCATCCCCTGGTATCTGACGGTCCGTCTGAGCCTGGTGAACGGTGACCTTCTGCGTCAGGCGGGTCTCTCCAGGGCTCCTCGTCGATGGGATGAAGTGCCTGCTTATGCCCGCAGCATCCGCGAGCGCACGGGTCGTTACGGCCTCTTTGTGACTGTAGTTCCAGACGATTCCGCAGAGCTTTTGGAGTCGTTCGTGCAGATGGGCGTCAGTCTTCTAGATGCACGTCAGAGAGCCGCATTCAACACGCCGGCAGGTCGCAAGGCCTTTGCGTTCTGGACTGATCTGTATCGCGAAGGTTTGTTGCCTCGGGAAGTGGTGAGTCAGGGGCAGCGGCGGGCCATTGAGCTGTACCAGAGTGGTGAGCTTGCATTGCTTGCCAGCGGCGCTGAGTTTCTGCGCAGCATTCAGACCAATGCCCCCGGTGTGGCTGCGGTGACCACGCCTCAGCCACCTCTGACTGGTTCGGACGGCACAGCCAATGTGGCCTTGATGACACTTGCCGTGCCTCGGCAGAGTCAGCAGGCTGGCGAAGCTGTTGAACTGGCCCTGTTCCTGACCAACGGAACCAACCAAGCTCGTTTCGCGCGAGAGGCGAGAGTGCTGCCGTCTTCTCTTGAAGCGCTGTCTGCGATTCGTGCCGAGCTTGAGGTTGAGCAGCCATCCAATCCTGCTGAGGCTCAGATCCGTGATGCACGTCTGTTGTCGGCGGAGACCTTGAACACTGCCCGGGTGCTTGTGCCTGCGACCCCGGGGGTGAAGCGCTTGCAGAGCATCATCTATACCCAGTTGCAGCGGGCCATGTTGGGTCAGATCAGCAGTGATCAGGCCGTGCTTGAGGCAGAGCAGCAATGGAACCGTTATGCCAGTGCCCGATGGCCCTGAACCCCCTGTTGAGCGACTGCTTCAATTCTTAAAAGAAGCCAAAACCTGTTCCCGGTTTGGATCGCGGAGCTCGATCCGTTCACGTCGAACTGTAGGGTTGCAATTCTTACCCGATGGAGTGTATGCCCGAAGGCCCATCCCACCAACTTGATGGCGATGGGTCTCTCCAGGGAGCTCCAGAGTCCGTCAAGGCCACATTGCTGGTCGTCGACGACGAGCCTGCAGTCCGTCGTGTCTTGGTGATGCGACTTCAGTTAGCTGGTTATCGCGTTGTCTGTGCAGAAGATGGCGAGGAGGCCCTTGAGGTGTTCCATCGCGAATCGCCAGACCTCGTCGTTCTCGACGTCATGCTGCCGAAGCTGGATGGTTTCGCAGTTTGTCGGCGTCTGCGGGCCGAATCCTGTGTGCCGATCATTTTCTTGTCGGCCCTTGAAGCCATCTCTGAACGAGTGGCAGGCCTTGACCTCGGTGCAGATGACTACCTGCCCAAACCTTTCAGTCCTAAAGAACTGGAAGCCAGAATTGCCACGATCCTCCGTCGCGTAGGGAGAGGTTCAGCCACCGCTGAGCCTCGTGAATTGCCGACCGGGCAGGGAGTCGTTCGCGTTGGTGACCTTGTGGTGGACACCAACCGTCGCCAAGTCACGCGAGGCAGTGAGCGCATTTCACTGACTTACACCGAATTCAGCTTGCTTGAGCTCTTGTTCAGGGAACCTGGACGGGTTGTTCCTCGTGCAGAAATTCTTGAGCAGCTCTGGGGTTATCCACCTCGCCGTGCTGCGGACCTTCGAGTGGTTGATGTTTATGTGGCGCGACTGCGCGGCAAACTTGAACCGGATCCGCGGAATCCTGAACTGATTCTCACGGTGCGCGGTATCGGCTATTCCTCCCAGCGCATGGGCGATAACGCTCCTGCAGCAGTGGCCAGTTGAGATCCTCCTGCTGACGTTCTGACGCCGATTTCTCACTTGATGGCACCATCGACCGGCAGGATGGCGCCCATGTGAGTTCTTTTCCGTGTCAGAACTGCGAGAGACCCGCTTAGAGAAGGCGAATGCACTCAGGGAGCAGGGTGTAGAGCCCTATGCCCTCCATTTCGATCCCACCGATCGGATGGCTCAGCTGCAGGACGTCCACGCTGATCTGCCCAATGGGGAAGAGCGGGATCTCAAGGTGGCCGTCGCCGGTCGGGTGATGACGCGACGGGTGATGGGCAAACTTGCTTTCTTCACCCTGTCTGATGAGACGGGCACGATCCAGTTGTTTCTGGAGAAGTCGACTCTGGGCGAGTCGTTTGCCCAGATCACTTCGCTTGTGGATGCGGGCGACCTCATCGGTGTGAGCGGCATCCTGCGCCGAACGGATCGCGGTGAGCTTTCGGTGAAAGTTGCCAAGTGGACCATGCTCACCAAAGCGCTGCAGCCGTTGCCTGATAAGTGGCATGGTCTCGCCGATGTGGAAAAGCGCTACCGGCAGCGCTATCTCGACCTGATCGTGACTCCTCAGTCGCGGGAAACCTTCCGGCGGCGTGCGTTAACAGTGAGCTCAATCCGGCGCTGGTTGGATGATCGCGACTTCCTGGAGATCGAGACACCCGTTCTCCAGAGCCAGCCGGGTGGTGCTGATGCTCGGCCCTTTGAAACGCATCACAACGCTCTGGACCTGCCGCTGACGTTGAGAATCGCCACGGAATTGCACCTCAAGAGACTGGTTGTGGGGGGCTTCGAGCGTGTGTATGAGCTCGGCAGGATCTTCCGCAACGAGGGCATCAGCACTCGACATAACCCTGAATTCACGTCCGTGGAGGTGTACCAGGCCTACGCCGATTACCTGGGGATGATGGAGCTCACTGAGCAGATGATCAGTTCTGTCTGCCAGGAGGTTTGCGGTAGTCAGACCATCAGCTATCAAGGCACCGAGATTGATCTGACCCCTCCCTGGAGGCGGGCAACCATGCATGAGCTGGTCCAGGACGCCACCGGCCTGGATTTTCATGCCTTCAGCACTCGAGAGGAAGCCGCAACAGCCATGGCGGCCAAGGGTCTGCACGTTCCTGCGTTGGCTGATTCCGTGGGACGGCTTCTGAATGAAGCGTTTGAACAGGCTGTGGAATCCACTCTGATCCAGCCCACGTTCGTGATGGACTATCCCTTGGACATTTCGCCCCTGGCTCGTCCGCATCGCAGTAAGCCCGGTTTGGTTGAACGTTTTGAACTGTTCATCGTTGGCAGAGAGCACGCCAATGCCTTCAGCGAGCTCACTGATCCAGTCGATCAGCGTCAGCGTCTGGAAGCACAACAGGAGCGCAAGGCCGCTGGAGATCTGGAGGCGCAGGGCTTGGATGAGGATTTCGTCAATGCTCTGGAGGTGGGCATGCCTCCCACAGGTGGTCTCGGCATCGGCATCGATCGATTGGTGATGCTGCTCACGGACAGCCCTTCCATCCGCGACGTGATCGCCTTCCCGCTGCTTCGCCCTGAGGTTTGAGTGTGTTGGGAGGTTGCCTTGTGCCCTCAGGGTGGATAATGGAGCACAGTGGCATGGTCCCTTTCCAATGAGTGGTGAGCGCGTAGGTTTCCGCTTCAAGCACGCCGATGCGGTGGTCAAGCGCAATCCCCAGGGGCGCTCCCGCCGCGGCTGGGTGATGGAGCCCGTTGAGCAGACCACCAGCCGAGGCACCAAGATGCCCGCTTATCGGATTCGCTGGCGCGACAGCGAGCGTCCTGAGATCGTGCTTCAGCACATGCTGATTGCCGATCCTGATCCGACCCCACCGCCCGAGAACGTCAGCCTTGAGCCTCCTGCTCCCAAGGCTTGATTGATCCAGGAATCAGCTCAGCCCTTGGCGTCGTCTGAGGTCCTCTAATTCTTGGTGGGCTTCAAACAAGGCCCAGTCCTCATCCAGGCTGCGATGTCCTCGTTGTTGTGACGCCCTCTGATTGAGACGGGAAATCTGTTGATCCAGATCTCGGAAATTCCGACCCAGCTCGTCAAGCTCATTCCAGAGATCTCTGCCCTGATCCATCAGGGTTTTGACATGCTGTTCAGCTCGCAATGCCAGGTCATCGGCTCCGGCATCGCGTGCCTTCTTGGTGCGTTCTCCCCAGGCCTGAACTTGCTCTGCCAGTGACAGCAGCTGCCGTCGCAGGTCTCTGGCCTGGATCTTCATCAGATCGCGCCGGCTGCTGAGATCGCGCTGTCGGTCCTGCAGATGCTGCTCCTGCAGCAGGCGGTCTTGATCGGGATTGGAGTGCAGAAAGGCATCCAACCGCTCTTCCAGGTTCTGTTCAAGCTGATCCAGCCAAGTCGGCGACATCAATCAGCCCTGGCAGCGTTGCTCATGCTCATGATGAAATCAGGGCTGAACGTGTCTCTGCTCAGTCTGCCGCTTCCAGCCAGTGCAGGGAAAGGTCATCAGCAGGATCATGCCAGCGCTGGCACCAGCGCCAGCCTGCGTCCTCGGCCAGCTCACGGGCCATCTTCACTGAGTATTTGACGCTGTATTCGGTCACAAGCGGTTGTCCTGCGCTGAAGGTCCATGGTTCACCAGCCACCGACACCGTTTGGTTGCCTTCGCTGATCAGGGCCATGCGCACTCGGCTCTCTGCTTCCTGCCAGACGGCCTCATAACGGAACATGTCTGGGTTGAAGTTTGCACCCAGATCCTTGTTCAGTCGTTGCAGCAGGTTATGGGCGAAGGCGGCGGAGATACCTGCGGCATCGTTGTAGGCGGCCTCCAGCCTGGACCTTGATTTGGGCTGATCAAGTCCCAGCAACAGCGGTCCTCCATCGAGCAGGTCCCGGAATCTGCACAGCAGTGCAATGGCTTCCTCACGAGTGAAGTTGCCGAGGGAACTGCCAGGAAAGAACCCCACACGCCTTGTCCCGCGGATCAACGGATGGTCTGGAAGCACATCAAGCTGACTGTGATCACAGCAGATTCCCAGCATCGGCACCCCGGGATGTTGGGTCTGAAGTGCCGACGTTGACTGGCGCAGGTGCTCGGAGCTGATGTCGAGGGCCACATAGGCGGAAGGCTGCATCGCCTCCAGCAGCGGACCCACCTTGCGGGCACTGCCTGCGCCGAATTCAACGATCACCCCTGATCCAATGGCACGGGCCATGTCCGCTGCTGCTGATTCCAGTAAGGCGATTTCCGTTCGGGTGAGGCTGTACTCCGGTTGCTGACAGATTTGATCAAACAGGCGCGAACCCTCGTTGTCGTAGAGAAACCACGCTGGTAGCTGACGTGGCTCGCGTTGCAGACCGTCCTGCACCAGTCGGCGCATGTCTGCGCTGGGCGGATGCAGATCGATCAGTTGAAGACGCGCAGGCGTTTGTGTTGTCATTGGGCCAGGCGTAGACCTGCCGCCATCCAGCGGCTGGCCGGGGTGAAAAAGTTCCGGTAAGTGTCGCGGGAATGGCCTCTGGGTGTGAGCTGGCTGCTGCCCCGCAGCACGAACTGGGAGGTCATAAATTTGCCGTTGTATTCGCCCACAGCTCCTGCTGCAGGTTGAAAGCCTGGGTATGGGCGATAGGGGCTTGAGGTCCATTGCCATAGCTGGCCATGGCTCTGTTGAAGTGATGCGCCGTGTTTATGGCTGGCTAATTCCCATTCCGCTTCGCTGGGCAAGCGGGCGCCGGCCCAGCGCGCATAGGCATCCGCCTCGAACCAACTGAGGTGTCGAACCGGTAGGTGATCCTCCAGTGGGCAGCGGCCAGCGAGGGTGAACTCCCAACGCCAGGGACCTTGGTCATCGGGATCACGTCGCCAGTAGCGGGGGGCTTCCCAGTTGCGCTGACTGCGCTCAGCCCAGCCCTCGCTCATCCAGAGCTCAGGGCGTCGGTAACCGCCATCGTCGATGAAGCAGCGGTAAGCACCGTTGCTCACCAGCCGAGACGCAATGCTGAAGGGCTCCAGCCAGGTTCGATGCCGCGGGCCTTCGTTATCGAAGTGGAAGGCATCACCGCTGTGGCCCACTTCCACCAGGCCCCCATGGCAGTCGAGCCAGGGTTCGTGCCGTTGGGATCCTGTCGTTTGGCCGGTTGTGATCGGCTGATCATCAAACGGTTCAGCCCAGTCGCTGCGATAGGCCGGTTCGAGCGGCTGACGGCTGAATCCATCCAGCAGGTCCATCAACATCAGTTCCTGATGCTGCTGCTCATGGTTAAGGCCCAGTTCCACCAGATCCAGCCACGGTGCTTCGCTGTGGCGCTTCAAAAGCTCTTCCAAAGCAAGATTCACCCGCTTCCGCCAGGCTGAGACTTCCTCCATCGGTGGTCGGCTGAGTAACCCTCGCTGAGGTCGCGGTTGGCGCGGGCCAACCGCGTCGTAATAGGAGTTGAACAGATAGCTCCAACGCGGGTCCGCGGGGACGTAGTCCGGATGGTTGGGCTTCAGCACAAAGGTTTCGAAGAACCAGGTGGTATGAGCCAGGTGCCACTTGGGTGGGCTGGCATCGGCCATGCCCTGCAGGTTGAGGTCTTCGGTATTGAGGGGCTCAATCAACGCCTCACTGGTCCGACGCACCTCCATCAGTCGATTCAGGAGTGAGCCGGAAGCCATGGAGGGGAATCATGCTGGCGGTGACGTTAGTGGGATCCCCGTCGGGTGTCAGCGCAAGACTGCCCCTACCATCGGCCCAAATCGCAACTCCTTTGTGATCGGCACGTTGCTGGCCGACCGGTATCGCCTAGACCGCTGTCTGTCGTCTGATCCAGATCATCCCCAGGGGACTCTCTGGTGTGCCGCTGATCAGTTGGCGGGTGATGCACCCGTTGCGTTGCGGCAACTCAACACTCAGGCGACTCAGGATCGCTTTCGCAGTTTGTGGCCGTCGATGCAGTCACTGCTGCATCCCCAGATTCCACGCTTTGGAGGCCTGCTTGAGCAACAGGGCAGTCTCTGGCTGGTGCGTGAGTGGCAGGAGGGTTCAACGCTGAGCCAGATCCAGACGCAACGCCTTCAGCGCCAGTTGGTGTTCGGCCCTGGAGAGGTGCTGCTGCTGATGAGGCAGCTGTTGCCACCTCTTGCTGTGCTGCACGGTCAGGAGCTGGTCCATGGCGATCTCAATCCCCGCAATCTGCTGCGGCGCGATCAGGATTGTCTGCCCGTGCTGTTGGATTTCGGCTTGCTGCAGCGCTGCGGTCAGCAGCCTCTCATCGCAGCCTCGCCGGCTTATGCGCCTCGCTCGCAGGTCCGGCAGGACCCTGCAGCTGCGTGGATGGATCTGCATGGTCTCGGTGTGTCGGCTCTGACCCTGCTCACCGGCCGTCCCCCTGCTCACTTGTTGCAGGCAGATGCAGAGGCATGGTTGTTCCCCAACGATCTCGATCTGGATCCTTCCTATCGAGAGGTATTGGAACGATTGCTGTCTGAACAGCCCGGGCACCGTTTTGAGCTGGCTGCTGATGCCCTCCAGGCTTTGCAGGCTGTGTCGATGCCTGAAACAACAGGGCCTCAGGCGCGGGCTGAGCGCACCCTGGTTCTGGCCCCAGTTGTTTCGGATGACTCGCCGCCCGTGGCAAGTGAGTCTCCGGATTTGCCGTCGTTCAACCCATCTCGCGCCACAGCTCGTGAGGAAGCACGGCGCCGACCTTCGGCGGAGCAGCGACAGCTTGCGGCGGAAGGCCGTCTCTGGCCTGTTGTCGGTGCCCTGTTGGTCTCGGCTCTGGTGGGAACAGCCATCGGTTGGTTTCTGCTCACTCGCGGCAATCCCCCCTCTGGGGCCCCCTCCACGGATCGCGATGTGATTGGGCGTTCCCCTTCCGCAAGCCTTCCTCCTGCGGAGGTTGATCAACGTCAGCAGCTGCTCAGTCGTCTACGAGCCCTGCAGGTTGATCGCAGTTGGTTTCTTCAGTTGGTGGATGCAAGCCTGATGGCCCGTTTCCCTGAGCGTGGCGGTCGCCTGCCCAGTGATTCCCTTGAAGACGCTCCTTTGAGGAGTGTCTGGAACGAACTCGCCGAGGAGTGGTTGGCCAGGGTGGAGCAACTGCCGCCGGCGCTGCGCAGTCGTCTAGGACAGCTCAAGCCTGCCGACTGGCAAAGGCAACGCCAGGCCCTTGTGTCGCAGGGTGTGAATAACAAGGTGGTGGAGCAGCTGGTCAGCGCTTCAGCTCAGGCGTTGCTTCCAGGAGTTCCGGCAGGGGTGAAGCCGCCTGATCCTTTCCGTCAGCTGTGGATCGCTGCCGCATTGCGCAGCCTTGAGGATGTGCAGATTGAACAGGTCAAAGCGCGTGCGCAGGCGCCCACGGTTCTGTCTAGCCGAGTCTCCGCTGGTGGTGCACGCCTGATCTCGATCTCGGTCCCAGCTGGTCGTCGCCTGGTGCTGGGCATCAACGGCACTCCTTTGATGCAGATGACTGTTTATGCCGCTGATGGGGAGGTCGCTGCCGATCGCGGACCGCTGCGTGTTGTGACCTTGCCTGTGGAAGCAGGTTCGCCTGTGCAGGTGCTGGTCACCAACGACGGCGTGTCGTCCGGCTTGTTGACGCTCTCCTGTCGCGCCGATGCGCCAGCACCGAAACCGTTGCCGGAGGTTGATCTCAACCCGATTCCCGATCCGGCCACTGGAGCTGAGGGCCCTGTTGAGGCGCTTCCGGAACCCCCCGGTCCCCGGCCTGCTGGTGCTGAGGATCCTCCCGGTGAAGAGGCTGATGCAGCCAATCCATTGACCAGTGACTCCCCCCCTGATTCCACTGCAGGACCCAATGAGGGCAGTCAGTAGCGGGCAATGGCAGCTCGGGTCTCTTTCTTGATCTGCTTGTCCTTTTCGGCAGCGCGCTTGTCGTGCAACTTGCGGCCTTTGCCGAGACCGATGGTGAGTTTGATCCAGGAGCCCTGCAGGTGCATGTTGAGCGGGATCAGCGTCAGCCCTTTTTGATCCAGTTGCCCACGCAGCTTGTCGATTTCGCGTCGGTGGGCCAGCAACCTGCGCACGCGCAGCGGATCATGGTTGTAGTACCCGCTTGCATGGGTGTGGGGTGAGATGTGCACGTTGTGCAGCTGCATTTCACCCTTGCGGATCAGACAGAAACCATCCCGGAGATTGGCTTGGCCAGCCCGAATGGATTTCACCTCTGTGCCCACCAGTTCGATGCCGGTTTCCAGCGTTTCCAGGATGTCGTATTGATGCCTGGCCAGCCTGTTGTCGGCCAGTAAGCGATTGGCCGCTGCGCGAGCTGCCGCGTTTTTCTTACCTCCACCTTTGGCCATTGCCTGTTTGGCCTTTCGGCCGCTTGATGCTCCGACCCTATCCAGGTCTCGGTACTCTTCCCACATGGCCATCGTTTCCTCAAGCGCAGGATCCCTACGTCCACGCAAGGAGCGTGAGCCCAATCGGGTGGTCGATGCGGCCAGGCAGCCAGGAGACGATCTCGATCCAGCGGCGCTGGCCTCTCGCGACGACGGCTTAAGGCCCAAGTGTCTGCAGGACTACATCGGTCAGCGTGAGCTCAAGCAGGTGCTTGGCATTGCGGTGCAAGCCGCGCTGGGCCGCGGCGATGCTCTTGATCATGTGTTGCTCTACGGCCCGCCTGGTCTTGGCAAAACGACCATGGCCATGGTGCTGGCCGAGGAGTTGGGAGTGAAATGCCGCATCACCAGCGCCCCGGCGCTTGAGCGCCCCCGCGACATCGTTGGTCTTTTAGTGAATCTGCAGCCTCGTGAGCTGTTGTTCATCGATGAGATTCATCGACTCAGCCGGGTGGCCGAGGAGCTGCTCTATCCGGCCATGGAGGATCGTCGACTCGACCTCACCGTCGGCAAGGGAAGCACTGCGCGAACCCGTGCACTGGACTTACCGCCGTTCACACTGGTCGGCGCCACAACCCGCGCAGGTGCTTTGAGCTCACCGTTGCGCGATCGCTTTGGCTTGATTCAGCGTCTTGAGTTCTACGGCTTGGACGACTTGCAGTCGATTGTCGAGCGGGCCGCCGGTTTGCTCGACCTCGATCTCACGGCCGATGCTTGCGCTGAGATTGCACTCCGCTGCAGGGGCACGCCTCGCATTGCCAACCGACTGTTGCGTCGGGTGCGAGATGTGGCCTGTGTCCGTGACTGCTCCGGAGCGATCGACCGCGGATTGGTCGATGAAGCCCTCACGTTGCATCGGGTGGATGGCCGCGGTCTGGACGCCAGTGATCGAAGGCTGCTGGAGCTGCTGCTCCAATCCCATGGAGGCGGTCCCGCCGGACTGGATACCCTTGCGGCGGCTCTTGGAGAAGATCCCACCACCTTGGAGTCAGTGGTTGAACCGTATTTACTTCAGCTCGGCTTTTTGCAGCGCACTCCACGTGGCCGGGTGGTGACGGCTGCTGGTCGTGACCATCTCGCTGCTGCTTGACAACTGTGCTGGGTGTTGTTCAGCTCTCTCGCAGAGGTGTTCACGCTCGATACGCTGACTGAAGACTTCGACGATTCAAGAAACGGTGACGCTGCTCTTTTGGTCGCAGCTTGATGGTCTTCAATGCACAGCGTGTTGACTGTGATGAAGACGAGGGCGTCATGGTGGTTGAGTTGGATGCAGGGCCTGATCGGTTGGTTCCTACCTCTTTGCTTGATCGCCTCTCCTGTCTCGGCATTGGCAGCCGAAGTTGATCACTTGCCGGAGCTGTTCGATCGTGCTCTTGCTCTCAGCCGTGCCGGCGATCCGCAGCAG
This genomic window from Synechococcus sp. MIT S9220 contains:
- the egtB gene encoding ergothioneine biosynthesis protein EgtB, with protein sequence MASGSLLNRLMEVRRTSEALIEPLNTEDLNLQGMADASPPKWHLAHTTWFFETFVLKPNHPDYVPADPRWSYLFNSYYDAVGPRQPRPQRGLLSRPPMEEVSAWRKRVNLALEELLKRHSEAPWLDLVELGLNHEQQHQELMLMDLLDGFSRQPLEPAYRSDWAEPFDDQPITTGQTTGSQRHEPWLDCHGGLVEVGHSGDAFHFDNEGPRHRTWLEPFSIASRLVSNGAYRCFIDDGGYRRPELWMSEGWAERSQRNWEAPRYWRRDPDDQGPWRWEFTLAGRCPLEDHLPVRHLSWFEADAYARWAGARLPSEAEWELASHKHGASLQQSHGQLWQWTSSPYRPYPGFQPAAGAVGEYNGKFMTSQFVLRGSSQLTPRGHSRDTYRNFFTPASRWMAAGLRLAQ
- the lysS gene encoding lysine--tRNA ligase; the protein is MSELRETRLEKANALREQGVEPYALHFDPTDRMAQLQDVHADLPNGEERDLKVAVAGRVMTRRVMGKLAFFTLSDETGTIQLFLEKSTLGESFAQITSLVDAGDLIGVSGILRRTDRGELSVKVAKWTMLTKALQPLPDKWHGLADVEKRYRQRYLDLIVTPQSRETFRRRALTVSSIRRWLDDRDFLEIETPVLQSQPGGADARPFETHHNALDLPLTLRIATELHLKRLVVGGFERVYELGRIFRNEGISTRHNPEFTSVEVYQAYADYLGMMELTEQMISSVCQEVCGSQTISYQGTEIDLTPPWRRATMHELVQDATGLDFHAFSTREEAATAMAAKGLHVPALADSVGRLLNEAFEQAVESTLIQPTFVMDYPLDISPLARPHRSKPGLVERFELFIVGREHANAFSELTDPVDQRQRLEAQQERKAAGDLEAQGLDEDFVNALEVGMPPTGGLGIGIDRLVMLLTDSPSIRDVIAFPLLRPEV
- a CDS encoding rod shape-determining protein MreD, with protein sequence MTRLHRQPICVASALLVPILQMASPSWINLDGVPPSWAILWLLPWSLVDGPLAGAIAGAAIGLVLDGLSLGDVSQVPALVLMGWWWGRLGRRGPPIQRSLNLGLLAWIGALVLGLSLWLQWLVLGSSDGLTQSWALHTTLAQALITGLLAPLIGSWQLLLWRRRAPA
- a CDS encoding hercynine metabolism protein, with translation MSPTWLDQLEQNLEERLDAFLHSNPDQDRLLQEQHLQDRQRDLSSRRDLMKIQARDLRRQLLSLAEQVQAWGERTKKARDAGADDLALRAEQHVKTLMDQGRDLWNELDELGRNFRDLDQQISRLNQRASQQRGHRSLDEDWALFEAHQELEDLRRRQGLS
- the egtD gene encoding L-histidine N(alpha)-methyltransferase; this encodes MTTQTPARLQLIDLHPPSADMRRLVQDGLQREPRQLPAWFLYDNEGSRLFDQICQQPEYSLTRTEIALLESAAADMARAIGSGVIVEFGAGSARKVGPLLEAMQPSAYVALDISSEHLRQSTSALQTQHPGVPMLGICCDHSQLDVLPDHPLIRGTRRVGFFPGSSLGNFTREEAIALLCRFRDLLDGGPLLLGLDQPKSRSRLEAAYNDAAGISAAFAHNLLQRLNKDLGANFNPDMFRYEAVWQEAESRVRMALISEGNQTVSVAGEPWTFSAGQPLVTEYSVKYSVKMARELAEDAGWRWCQRWHDPADDLSLHWLEAAD
- a CDS encoding protein kinase, whose translation is MEGNHAGGDVSGIPVGCQRKTAPTIGPNRNSFVIGTLLADRYRLDRCLSSDPDHPQGTLWCAADQLAGDAPVALRQLNTQATQDRFRSLWPSMQSLLHPQIPRFGGLLEQQGSLWLVREWQEGSTLSQIQTQRLQRQLVFGPGEVLLLMRQLLPPLAVLHGQELVHGDLNPRNLLRRDQDCLPVLLDFGLLQRCGQQPLIAASPAYAPRSQVRQDPAAAWMDLHGLGVSALTLLTGRPPAHLLQADAEAWLFPNDLDLDPSYREVLERLLSEQPGHRFELAADALQALQAVSMPETTGPQARAERTLVLAPVVSDDSPPVASESPDLPSFNPSRATAREEARRRPSAEQRQLAAEGRLWPVVGALLVSALVGTAIGWFLLTRGNPPSGAPSTDRDVIGRSPSASLPPAEVDQRQQLLSRLRALQVDRSWFLQLVDASLMARFPERGGRLPSDSLEDAPLRSVWNELAEEWLARVEQLPPALRSRLGQLKPADWQRQRQALVSQGVNNKVVEQLVSASAQALLPGVPAGVKPPDPFRQLWIAAALRSLEDVQIEQVKARAQAPTVLSSRVSAGGARLISISVPAGRRLVLGINGTPLMQMTVYAADGEVAADRGPLRVVTLPVEAGSPVQVLVTNDGVSSGLLTLSCRADAPAPKPLPEVDLNPIPDPATGAEGPVEALPEPPGPRPAGAEDPPGEEADAANPLTSDSPPDSTAGPNEGSQ
- the smpB gene encoding SsrA-binding protein SmpB, producing MAKGGGKKNAAARAAANRLLADNRLARHQYDILETLETGIELVGTEVKSIRAGQANLRDGFCLIRKGEMQLHNVHISPHTHASGYYNHDPLRVRRLLAHRREIDKLRGQLDQKGLTLIPLNMHLQGSWIKLTIGLGKGRKLHDKRAAEKDKQIKKETRAAIARY
- the rpaB gene encoding response regulator transcription factor RpaB, with product MPEGPSHQLDGDGSLQGAPESVKATLLVVDDEPAVRRVLVMRLQLAGYRVVCAEDGEEALEVFHRESPDLVVLDVMLPKLDGFAVCRRLRAESCVPIIFLSALEAISERVAGLDLGADDYLPKPFSPKELEARIATILRRVGRGSATAEPRELPTGQGVVRVGDLVVDTNRRQVTRGSERISLTYTEFSLLELLFREPGRVVPRAEILEQLWGYPPRRAADLRVVDVYVARLRGKLEPDPRNPELILTVRGIGYSSQRMGDNAPAAVAS
- a CDS encoding sugar ABC transporter substrate-binding protein; translation: MIVSLRRRRFLSGLALSGLALFIWGCRPGSVPEGTLQLWTLQLAPKFNPYMDDVLGSWDKLHPEALVRWTDLPWGSVERKLLAAVFARTAPDVVNLNPPFAANLASKGGLTDLTALLPPGAEQNYLPSVWEAARDPEAGQIAIPWYLTVRLSLVNGDLLRQAGLSRAPRRWDEVPAYARSIRERTGRYGLFVTVVPDDSAELLESFVQMGVSLLDARQRAAFNTPAGRKAFAFWTDLYREGLLPREVVSQGQRRAIELYQSGELALLASGAEFLRSIQTNAPGVAAVTTPQPPLTGSDGTANVALMTLAVPRQSQQAGEAVELALFLTNGTNQARFAREARVLPSSLEALSAIRAELEVEQPSNPAEAQIRDARLLSAETLNTARVLVPATPGVKRLQSIIYTQLQRAMLGQISSDQAVLEAEQQWNRYASARWP
- the ruvB gene encoding Holliday junction branch migration DNA helicase RuvB, which encodes MAIVSSSAGSLRPRKEREPNRVVDAARQPGDDLDPAALASRDDGLRPKCLQDYIGQRELKQVLGIAVQAALGRGDALDHVLLYGPPGLGKTTMAMVLAEELGVKCRITSAPALERPRDIVGLLVNLQPRELLFIDEIHRLSRVAEELLYPAMEDRRLDLTVGKGSTARTRALDLPPFTLVGATTRAGALSSPLRDRFGLIQRLEFYGLDDLQSIVERAAGLLDLDLTADACAEIALRCRGTPRIANRLLRRVRDVACVRDCSGAIDRGLVDEALTLHRVDGRGLDASDRRLLELLLQSHGGGPAGLDTLAAALGEDPTTLESVVEPYLLQLGFLQRTPRGRVVTAAGRDHLAAA